In the genome of Lactobacillus intestinalis, the window ATTACCGGAATAGCATAATCTTTATCACGCCGATTTGCCAAAGCGAATTGATTGGCAAAAACACCCCCCATGGGGATCATAATGATTGTCAGAGTGAAGAAAAACATTAGTGGCGTCATTGGAATATACTTTTTACCAAAGAAGAAGGGAACAAACTGTTTAGTATTAGCCATAATAATTACAGAAAACAGCGTCCCCAGCATGATCGTCGCCTCAAGAGACTTCTTCAAAATCACTTTTTGCGTTTCTTTTTCCTCACTCGCCATCTTGGGCATAATTACCAGGGAAATACTCGTAATCACCCCTAAAACCATGTTAGAAATTCTCTGCGAGTTATCATAGAAAGATACTTGAGTTGAATTTTGGAAGAAACCTAGAATTGGTTTATCTAATGAAGTATAAATTTGAGTTGCAATCTGAGGAATAAGCAAAGTGATGATTGCCTTAATTGAGGTTTGGTATTTATAAAAGTGCTTTACTGGTTTTCCAACATAGCGATGAATGTCAAACCAAAAGACAAAAGACCCCAGCATAGTTGAAACGGACATAATCAAAAAATATTTCCATAAGTCTCCAGGATTTTTTACCCAGAGCAAGATCAAAACTACGCTAACTAATTTAACCGCTGTATTTTTTAAAACTACTCGGCCAAAATCAGCTAATCCTTGAAAAAACCAAGAGATATCAACTTGTGCTGAAATAAGATATGGAATCATCAATAAAATATAATTCCAATATTGCACTTTGAGAGTACTACAAATGACAATGGTCAGCAAAATTGTCACAATTCCAGCAATAGCTTGAAAATACCACAAGCCCCAAAAAGCTTCAGTTAAGTCTTGCATGGAGCCATAGGTTCTAGTCCGTGAAATTGTCCGCATCCCAATGTAAGAAACTGACAAAGTACAAAACACCATCAAAAATTGAATAGTATTATTTACACTACTATAAATCCCATAAGTTCTTGGTCCCAAAACTCTAGACAAATATGGAACTGTAATTAACGGCACCAACACCAAAAAAATCTGATAGACCGCATTATACAAAATATTTAAGAATGTTCTCTTCACTATACCCACCTAATTATTTTGCGTCATGGCATTAAAAGCTTGTTCACAGTAATTGTTACCTTTAACTTGATTGGTCAAATCAAGCCAATATAGACGGCGATTATGAATTTGGCGATTATCAAGCTCATCCAGATTACCTAATAATTCTTCTTGAGAATTAATGCAAATCCCGGGCGTAATTTCTTCATAGGGTCCCATTAAAAGACCACGTACTTTTTCATACTGCTTCAAATAATTAGTAATAAAGATAATTGGTTTATTTAAATGTAAGTAATCAAAATAGATTGAAGAAAAGTCCGTCATCAAAAAGTCTGTATCGCCCAATAATTCATATAAATCATAATTATGATCAAACAAGTAATCATTGTTTAAAAAGGCAATATTTGAATAATGACTATCAAAATTTTCAAACATGCGCATTTCATAGGGATGCAATTTTACGATTAAATATTGATGACGCGCCTTTAAAGCTGCATTCAATTCTTCACCATTAAAATCGTTAAAGGCAAAGAAATTTCCAGATTTAATTTTCTCCATCACAGATTTATCTTCAAGTTCATAACGAAAAGTTGGCATGTAAATTCCAATTTGAGCCTGTGAGTCTTCGGTATCAAACAAGTCTTTTAAAAGCTCTTCTTTAGAAATAACCGGATTATTCAAGGCATCTAAACGGGGAAAACCCATTTTACGATATTTTTTTCCTTCAATTGCAATACAGGCGCTCATTAAGCTTTCATACAAATCCGAGTTAGAAGCAACAATATCGGCATTCTTATGCCACAATTTTTCATTACGCTTATTGTCGCGATAGCGCGTATTATTCGCCATAATCCCCATCCGCTTAAGGGGAACTCCATGCCAGAATTGTAGATTAATCTGGCCTTTTTTTACTTTAAAAGGTTGATGCGTAGTAATAACATAACGTGCACTACCAATTTTTTGCCAGCTTTCCCATTTTAAGTGTGAAGATGGCCACGGTTCAATCAAACTTACATTAAATTCGGGATGATTTACTTGTAAATACTTGTAAAAGACATACCCATTCGAGCCGGATCGACCTGCTCCATTCAAAATCACAATGCGATTATCTTCAACTGCAGTAAACTGACATAAGAATTTCATCCAATTAAGATAAACCCTAAACAAAAAACTCTTCATTAAAATCTTCCTAGCTAAATATACTTATAGTTTAGAGTACAAAAAAAGCCTGAGTAAACTCAAGCTTTTTCTGTAAATTTGTAAAAATTATTGTTTGCCCATTTTTCTTTGGAAGAATTTAACGATCTCAACAATAATGATTATCAATAATCCAGCTCCTAAAACAACAACCCACTGAGGACCATCAAGTTCGGTCACATCAAACAATTTTGTCATAAATGGCAATTCTACCGCTGCCATAATGATTGCGGCAATAATAATTGCTCCGTTAAACCATTTATTTGAAAAAGTATGCGGTCTAAAAATAGATTGGTGAATATATTTAGAGTTAATAGCATGGAATAGCTGGATCAAGCCTAAAGTCAAGAAGGCCATCGTTAAAGCGTCCGCGTGTTGCAAAGTGGCATTTGAAACATGGGGACCGACATGTAAGCCAATTTGGTAAGCACCTAAAACTAGAATACCTTCTAAAATACCTTGATAAATAATAGAACTCGCTACGCCGCCGCTAAAGAAATTAGAATCACGTCCCCGAGGCTTACGTTTCATAATCCCTTCTTCGACTGGTTCAACACCCAAGGAAATAGCTGGAAGGGTATCAGTAACTAAGTTAATCCATAATAATTGAACTGGTGCTAAAATGTCCCAACCAAGCATGGTCATCATAAAGACTGTTAAAACTTCACCGACGTTACAACTCATTAAATATAGGATGGCTTTTTGAATGTTACTGAAGACTTTTCTACCTTGTTTAACAGCTTCAACAATCGTCGCAAAATTATCATCAGCTAAAATCATATCACTGGCACCTTTAGAAACTTCAGTACCCGTGATACCCATTCCGATACCGATATCCGCTTGTTTCAAACTAGGCGCATCGTTAACACCATCACCGGTCATGGCTACGATTTTACCATTTTGTTGCCAAGCTTTCACAATTCTAACCTTGTGTTCTGGTGAAACCCGCGCATAAACACTATAGTCACTAACATGCTTAATAAAGTATTCATCGCTTAATTTATCAAGTTCAGCCCCGGTCAAGACACGCTTGTCCTGTCCCGGCTTCAAAATTCCCAACCTTTCTGCAATCGCTTGGGCGGTAACTTGGTGGTCACCAGTAATCATTACAGTTCTAATTCCCGCGCTATGAGCTTCCGCAACGGCAGCCTTCGCTTCTGGACGTTCAGGGTCAATCATTCCTACCAAACCAGCAAAAATCAAGTCCTGTTCTACATTGTCAGTTGAAGGATCCTTATAAAGCTTATCAATTGTCTTATAAGCTAATCCTAAAACCCTAAGAGCCTTTTTAGCCATTTCTTGGTTAGTAGTTAAAATCTTTTTCTTTTCATCATCAGTAATTGGCTTAATTTGACCATTTTCTGAAATGTATTTGATCCTCTTCATTAATTCATCAGGCGCACCTTTAACGGCAACATAATACTTATCGCCATCTTTATTTACCGTACTCATTAATTTACGATCAGAGTCAAAAGGCACTTCTTGAATACGTTTATACTTTTCAAGTAATTCAGGAACATCAATATGTTGATCAAAGGCATATTGGATAAGCGAAGTTTCGGTTGGATCCCCTAATAAATTACCGCCATTTTCAATTTTTGTATCATTAGCTAAAACCATTGAAAGTAATGCTGAATTAGAAATTTCAATTTTATCGCTATCATCATGAATTTGATTTTGATAATAAACTTTTTCAACTGTCATTTTATTCTGAGTTAAGGTACCTGTTTTATCAGAACAAATAATGTCGGTAGCACCTAAAGTTTCAACAGCAGGCAATTTTCTTACAATCGCCTTGTGCTTAGCCATGGCTTGAGTTCCCAGTGCTAAAATAATCGTTACAATTGCTGGTAAGCCTTCAGGAATTGCCGCAACAGCTAGTGAAACTGCCACCAAGAACATATTAATCATTAAAGTTGAATTTCTTTGAGCAGGACTAACCTTTAAAATTCCCACAATAAAGACAACCACGCAGATTGCCAAAATCATAATGGTTAAAGTCTTCCCAAGTTGATTCAAATTCTTCTTTAAAGGCGTATCAGTTTCATCGGCATTATTAAGCATCGTAGCGATTTTACCAACTTCAGTATTCATTCCGGTCGCAGTAACGATTCCTTCACCACGTCCATAAGTGACACTGGTGCTTGAATAGGCCATATTTACACGATCGGCTAAAGCAACGTCATTGCCATCCAAAACGTGATCATCTTTTTCAACTGGAACTGATTCCCCGGTTAAAGCCGATTCCTCAATCTTCAAGCTGTGGGCATTAATTAAACGCAAATCGGCTGGCACGACGTCTCCGGCTTCAAGCAAAACCACGTCTCCTGGAACTAAATCAGTACTTGAAATCTCGACAATAGCACCATTTCTTTTAACATGAGCACTAGGAGTCGCCATTTCCTTTAACGCTTCAATAGCCGCTTCTGAACGCGCTTCTTGAAATACTCCCAAAATAGCATTAACAATAACCACAATCAAAATAATTGCTGCATCGGTCCATTCTTGAGCTACAACTCCTGATAAAATTGCTGCCACAATCAAAACAATAATCATAAAATCCTTGAATTGATCAATAAAGCGCATAAACAGGCTCTTCTTCTTTTTGGCAGCTAAAGCATTATAGCCATATTTTTCAATTCGGCTTTTTGCTTGATCATCATTTAAACCGTTCGCAAAAGACGTTTCTAAGTCTTTTTCGACTTCAGTTGCCGTCTCACTATAATATTTTTTCGCCATCTTATCCTCCTTAACAAAAAAGAGACTCACATGCTTGTCGCACATAAGTCTCACAAATTAAGATAAGTCCAGAAGCATTTTCCTTCGGGTGTTGGGCTTATCGCATACAAATGCCGCTACTCCCTTATGATCTAGGTCAAGTATAAGAAAAAAGTTACCTTTTAACAAGTAAATTGACTAGTTTTTGTAAAAGTCATCAAAAATTGTAACTGGCAAGTGGCGCTTGTGTTCACTCTTTTTCCAAAGCTTTTCAATTTGATCAGCTGCCTTGTCAGAAACTTCTTTTCCTTCAAGGTAGTCATCGATTTCATTATAAGTTACACCTAAAGCTACTTCATCTGGCAAATCGGGTTTTTCTTCTTCAAGATCAGCAGTTGGAGCTTTTTGATAAAGGTGTTCTGGACAGCCAAGTTCCTTAAGCATTGCTTTTCCTTGGCGCTTATCCAAGCGGAATAATGGAGTTAAATCCGCAGCACCGTCACCATATTTGGTATAAAAACCTGAGAAGTTTTCAGCAGCATGATCAGTACCAACAACTGCGCCGTTATTTGCACCTGCAATTGCATATTGAACGACCATTCTTTGACGGGCCTTGATATTACCTTTATTGAAGTCTGTGATCTTTTGACCAGTCGCTTCAACTACCTTAACCATAGCATCAACCGGTTCTTTAATATTAACAATTAGATCCTGGTCTGGTTTTTGAAAATCAACTGCATCTTGAGCATCTTGAGCATCAGCTTGAACGCCGTAAGGAAGTCGAACTGCGATAAATTGGTAAGAATCATCACCAGTTTCTTCACGCATTTCTTCAATTGCCATTTGACACAATTTTCCAGTTAAAGTTGAATCTTGGCCACCTGAAATTCCTAAAACGTAGCTCTTTAAAAATGGGTTAGCCTTTAAATAATCCTTCAAAAAGTCAATTGAACGTCTAATTTCCTTTTTAGGATCAATTTCTGGTAATACATGTTCATACTCAACTATCTTTTTTTGTAATTCCCTCATCGGCCAATACTTCTTTCTCTAATCTTACGACGAATATCTTGAATCAAGTTCATCTTGCTTTCGTACAAGTCTTGTGACAAATCAACTGGGTATTCTTGAGGGTTCAAGCTACGCTTGTATTCATCCCAAAGACCATCTAAATTATCAGCAACGAACTGTTTAATTTCGTCAAGTTTAGGTTGTTTGTAAACCAACTTACCATCTTTAAAGATATCATGCAAAAGTGGGATAGCAGTATAGTCAGTTACCACCTTATTAATGTAGTCATATTGAGGGTGGAACATGAATAAAGCATCAAATTTTCTTGGATCTTCAGTATCACGTGATACCCAATCGCCTTCATTCTTTTTCGCAGTATTGGCACTAATTCTCCAGACTTGCTTTTTACCTGGAGTGGAAACCTTAATTGCATTTGAAGAAATCTTGAGTGTATCTCTCATTACATGAAAATCATCTTCAATAGCTACCAATTTATAAACTGCACCCAGCGCAGGTTGATCATAAGCGGTAATATACTTAGTTCCAATCCCCCATACATCGATTTTTGCACCCTGCATCTTAAGGTTGGTGATAGTTGTTTCATCAAGATCATTTGAAGCAAAAATCTTCGCATCGGTATAACCAGCATCATCAAGCTCTTTTCTTACTTGCTTAGAAATATAAGCCATATCGCCAGAATCGATTCTGACTCCTAAAAAGTTGATCTTATCGCCCATTTCATCGGCAACTTTAATTGCATTTGGTACACCGCTTCTAACAGTATCATAAGTATCAACCAAGAATACACAATTTTTATGAGTTTCAGCATATGCTTTAAAGGCATCATATTCACTACCAAAAGCCTCTACTAAAGCATGAGCATGAGTTCCTGAAACTGGAATACCAAACAACTTTCCCGCACGCACATTACTAGTAGAATCAAAACCGCCAATATAAGCTGCACGAGCTCCCCATAAAGCCGCATCAGTTTCTTGAGCACGGCGAGAACCAAATTCCATCAAGGCATCCCCTTGAACCGCTAATTTAATTCGAGCTGCCTTGGTTGCGAGTAATGTTTGGAAATTGATAATATTTAAAATTGCCGTTTCTACCAATTGACATTGAGCAAGAGGACCTTCCACTTGCAAAAGAGGTTCCTTAGCGAATACTAATTCTCCTTCTTTCATTGAGCGGATAGTCAACTTCAATTTTAAATTACGTAAATATTCGATAAAATCGTCATCGTAATTTTCGTTTTCTTTAAGATACTCCAAGTCACTTTCGCTAAACTTTAAATTTTGTAAATACTTAATTACATGTTCAAGTCCAGCATAAACTGCATAGCCATTACCAAATGGTTCTGTACGATAAAATGCTTCAAAAACGGCATTGCGGTCTGCAATTCCTTTTTTGAAGTAGGTATACATCATATTAATTTCATAAAGGTCTGTGTGCAAAGCTAACGAATCATCTTTGTCTAATTCTGGATAAAACATTATTTCCTCTCATCTATCCTATGTAACAGTATGCTTTAATTATAACCGCCAAAAACTAGTTCATCAATGTCACAAACTTACTTAATCATCAAATTGTATACTTTTTCAATAGATTGTAGTTGATTTTTAATAGAAAAATGACTTTCCAAATATCGTTTTTCATTTATCGCAATCTGATCTAGCTCTTTTTTAGGTTTGTTTACGGCTTCTTCAATTGCATTGGCAATAGATTCAACGTTCCCAATTTTAGCAATAAATCCATGCTCAAAATCTGGAATCATCATCTTAATATCACCGACATCTGTTGATAAAATTGGCACCAAATTATCGCTTGCTTCAAGCAATACTAAAGGAAAGCTCTCTGAAAAAGATGTCAACACTGCCAAATCTGTAATTTGATAAAGTTGCTCCAACTCCTTTTTAGATAAAAAACCATGAAAAGCTACTTGCGGAGATAGATCCAATTTTTGAGCCAGTTTTTTAAGCGAGTCAAGTTCTGCACCATCGCCTGCAATATGAAGGCGAATATGATCATCATCTAATCGCTTTAAGGCTTTTAACATGAGAGCTTGACCTTTGATCTTTTCAGCACGCGCAACGTTAATAATATTGAAATAGGGATGTTCATATTTGGCTGGAATTTGACTATCGCTATGAAAGAAAATCCCATTATAAATGACGTGGATTTTTTTAGATTTAATTTTTACTTTAGTTTTCAATAATTTCGCAAACTTCTGCGTAATAGCAAAAATATAATCTGCCTTACGCAAAGCGTGAATATTCAAATCGGTAAAAATTTTGCCTACAATTCCTCTATTTTCAAAATCTAAATAAGGATCAGAGTGGACAGTAATACACCATTTAGCCTTAATTTTATTTCTAATTAGCGAAACATATAAATTAGCGCGCGCACCATGAGTATGCACGATATCATAATTGCCGTCATTAATAAATTTGGTTAATTTCTTTAAACTAGCTAAATCATAGCGACTATTAGTATTTAGAATATGGGTTTTAATCCCCTTACTTTTAGCCGTTTCACTTACAGGCCCTTGTGCAAGAGTCAAAAGCTCCCAATCTTGATTTTCTAATTTAGCTTCAGTGAGCAAATTAATAATGTGAGATAGTCCTCCACCATTTTCTAAGCCAGCATTAATGTGCAATACTTTCATCATTGGTCACCTTTTTTCGATTGCTTAACGCGGACGACAAATTTAGGCAACACCATCATTCGTTTAAATCTGCTTGGATTAGTAATTAAACGATAAAACCACTCCAAATGAGTTTTTTGAAAAGCTTCGGGTGCTCTTTTAACAAGTCCTGAAAAGACATCAAAGCTCCCCCCAACTCCCATCATTAAAGCTGGGGTAAGATCTTTTCTTAAAATCGAAATTAATTTTTCTTGTTTTGGAAAACCCAAGGCTGCAAAAACAAGATCAGGAGAAGTTCTTTCAATCTTTTTAGCAATTGTATTCAAATCTTCCTTAAAGTAGCCATCTTGAGCACCCACTAATTGAATATTGGAATAATTACGTGCAATTTCTTCTTGAACTGCATGAATGACATTAGGCTTAGCTCCAATTAAATAAACACGCAATTCACGTTCATTAGCCAGTTGCATTAACCATGTAAATAAATCATAGCCAGTCACTCTTTCAGGAAGTGGCTGATTGAGCATTTTAGCTGCTTTAACAATTCCAATTCCATCAGCAGTGATATAATCTGCATCATTTTGTAAAATTTCCATATATTCAGGATCTTCATTAGCTGCCATAACAATTTCAGGATTAGCAGTGACTACAAAAGTTGATTCATGATTATTGATTTTCTTAATAAATTCATTTTGAAATTGATTAAACGTCTTATTATCAAACTGTATGCCTAAAATATTTACTTTATCCATGAGCCATTTTCCTCTATAGTTACATTATTAATCTATTTTATCAAACATTCGTGATTTTGCTTATGTAGAATAATCACATCTGTGGTAACATTGAAAAAGTTAATCATTGAAGGAATTTTAAAATGAAAAAAGTTATTACATACGGTACATTCGATTTATTGCATTATGGGCATATTCGGCTTTTAAAAAGAGCGCACGCGTTAGGTGATTATTTGATCGTCGGTCTTTCAACAGATGAATTTAACGAATTTCAAAAACACAAGGAAGCCTACAATACTTATCCTGAACGTAAGTATATCTTAGAAGCTATTCGCTATGTAGACGAAGTCATCCCAGAAAAAGATTGGGATCAAAAAATTAAAGATGTTCAAAAATACGATATTGATACTTTCGTCATGGGAGACGATTGGAAAGGAAAATTTGACTTCTTAAAGCCTTATTGTGATGTAGTTTATCTTCCACGCACCCCTGGAATTTCTACCACCAAAATCAAAGATGATTTAAAGTAAAAAAGACTCTGGTAATTGCCAGAGTCTTTTACTTTGAAAAAGTAAATTCAAATCTTTCCGCCACATAACGGGCACGCGTATATTCGAATGGTTGTCCATTTGATAATTCAGTAACTTGTCGTCTTGTAATCAAGGCTTCACCTTTTTTAGCATTTAGCAAACGAGCATCATTTTCATTAGCAACCGCTGCAGAAATATGCTCGGTTACTCTACCAATTCGATATCCATTTTTATTTAAAGTTTCATACAAATGAGTAGAAATATCGTCTTTAGATAAATTTTCTACTAAATGATAAGGAATAGTGACCACTTCATAACAAATTGGGGTTTCATCCGCAAAACGAATTCTTTCCATTCTTAAAACTTCAGAATCGGGGTTCAAGTTTAAACGTTCTTTTTCAGATAAAGATGGTTTGCCAATTTGATAGGAGATCAACTTGCTTGATGGAATTTGACCATTAGCTTGCGTAATTTCAGTAAAGGACATAATCCCTGACATCTTTTCTTGGACTTTTTGACTAGCAACATAAGTACCACTACCCAAGCGTCTTTCTAAAATTCCTTCTTCTTCTAGTGTCTTAATTGCCTGCCTTAAAGTCATTCTTGACACACCAAACTTGACTGCGAGCTGTCTTTCAGCAGGAATGCGATCCCCCACTTTGTAGACGTGATTTTCTACATCTCGCTTAATTTGATTGTGGATTTTGATATACATTGGTTCTTCCATAGTACGCTCCCCTCCAAACTTCATAACTAATTATAAGCTAAATTGGTCTAGATTGCATAATTAGAAGCAGAACAATTTTTACCATCTATTTTTTAATAGCGGTCCAGCGCATCCCTAAAATGCTAACATTCGGCTTTTTATTGCATTCAACTTCCAAGGACTCGTCCTCACTTGATAATACATTTACTTTAAAAATCGCATCATCTTGAACAGCTAAATTTGAAGTATTAGAGTTTAAGATTAAATTATGTCCCTTAAATTGAGCATTACCACTGAGAGCTAAAAAGTATTCATACTCCATATTGCCATTAAATGTAGTTCGAGTAGCATCACACTTTGATTCATTTTGAAAATCCGCATGAGCAGTTATCAAACTATTATTGAGCTGAATATCCGTTTCATCAACCGCAATCATCCGATTAATTTGACTATTTTGCACAATTGCACGGGTCCTTTTATCTAAAAAGACGCCTCCATTAAAGTGACTCCCAATAATATTAATCCAGCAATCATCACTGACATATAAACATGAATCATCTTTGGATAATACTTTGCTGTTGAGCATATTCATCCAGGTCTGACCATGCAAAAGCAAATAGTCTACTTCTGAATTATTAATATCAAGCTCCACATTTGTCTTTTTAAAAGTATTAACACTCCCTGAGATCTTCGAATTGTTAATAATCGCTGTGCCCTGACCTTCTAAAGCTAGAGAACAAAACTCTTCAGAAGGATATTCAATGTAAGAATCGTTCATTTCTAAGCGAAAATCTG includes:
- a CDS encoding nicotinate phosphoribosyltransferase, with protein sequence MFYPELDKDDSLALHTDLYEINMMYTYFKKGIADRNAVFEAFYRTEPFGNGYAVYAGLEHVIKYLQNLKFSESDLEYLKENENYDDDFIEYLRNLKLKLTIRSMKEGELVFAKEPLLQVEGPLAQCQLVETAILNIINFQTLLATKAARIKLAVQGDALMEFGSRRAQETDAALWGARAAYIGGFDSTSNVRAGKLFGIPVSGTHAHALVEAFGSEYDAFKAYAETHKNCVFLVDTYDTVRSGVPNAIKVADEMGDKINFLGVRIDSGDMAYISKQVRKELDDAGYTDAKIFASNDLDETTITNLKMQGAKIDVWGIGTKYITAYDQPALGAVYKLVAIEDDFHVMRDTLKISSNAIKVSTPGKKQVWRISANTAKKNEGDWVSRDTEDPRKFDALFMFHPQYDYINKVVTDYTAIPLLHDIFKDGKLVYKQPKLDEIKQFVADNLDGLWDEYKRSLNPQEYPVDLSQDLYESKMNLIQDIRRKIRERSIGR
- a CDS encoding calcium-translocating P-type ATPase, PMCA-type; translation: MAKKYYSETATEVEKDLETSFANGLNDDQAKSRIEKYGYNALAAKKKKSLFMRFIDQFKDFMIIVLIVAAILSGVVAQEWTDAAIILIVVIVNAILGVFQEARSEAAIEALKEMATPSAHVKRNGAIVEISSTDLVPGDVVLLEAGDVVPADLRLINAHSLKIEESALTGESVPVEKDDHVLDGNDVALADRVNMAYSSTSVTYGRGEGIVTATGMNTEVGKIATMLNNADETDTPLKKNLNQLGKTLTIMILAICVVVFIVGILKVSPAQRNSTLMINMFLVAVSLAVAAIPEGLPAIVTIILALGTQAMAKHKAIVRKLPAVETLGATDIICSDKTGTLTQNKMTVEKVYYQNQIHDDSDKIEISNSALLSMVLANDTKIENGGNLLGDPTETSLIQYAFDQHIDVPELLEKYKRIQEVPFDSDRKLMSTVNKDGDKYYVAVKGAPDELMKRIKYISENGQIKPITDDEKKKILTTNQEMAKKALRVLGLAYKTIDKLYKDPSTDNVEQDLIFAGLVGMIDPERPEAKAAVAEAHSAGIRTVMITGDHQVTAQAIAERLGILKPGQDKRVLTGAELDKLSDEYFIKHVSDYSVYARVSPEHKVRIVKAWQQNGKIVAMTGDGVNDAPSLKQADIGIGMGITGTEVSKGASDMILADDNFATIVEAVKQGRKVFSNIQKAILYLMSCNVGEVLTVFMMTMLGWDILAPVQLLWINLVTDTLPAISLGVEPVEEGIMKRKPRGRDSNFFSGGVASSIIYQGILEGILVLGAYQIGLHVGPHVSNATLQHADALTMAFLTLGLIQLFHAINSKYIHQSIFRPHTFSNKWFNGAIIIAAIIMAAVELPFMTKLFDVTELDGPQWVVVLGAGLLIIIIVEIVKFFQRKMGKQ
- a CDS encoding CDP-glycerol glycerophosphotransferase family protein; the protein is MKSFLFRVYLNWMKFLCQFTAVEDNRIVILNGAGRSGSNGYVFYKYLQVNHPEFNVSLIEPWPSSHLKWESWQKIGSARYVITTHQPFKVKKGQINLQFWHGVPLKRMGIMANNTRYRDNKRNEKLWHKNADIVASNSDLYESLMSACIAIEGKKYRKMGFPRLDALNNPVISKEELLKDLFDTEDSQAQIGIYMPTFRYELEDKSVMEKIKSGNFFAFNDFNGEELNAALKARHQYLIVKLHPYEMRMFENFDSHYSNIAFLNNDYLFDHNYDLYELLGDTDFLMTDFSSIYFDYLHLNKPIIFITNYLKQYEKVRGLLMGPYEEITPGICINSQEELLGNLDELDNRQIHNRRLYWLDLTNQVKGNNYCEQAFNAMTQNN
- a CDS encoding glycosyltransferase, with the translated sequence MKVLHINAGLENGGGLSHIINLLTEAKLENQDWELLTLAQGPVSETAKSKGIKTHILNTNSRYDLASLKKLTKFINDGNYDIVHTHGARANLYVSLIRNKIKAKWCITVHSDPYLDFENRGIVGKIFTDLNIHALRKADYIFAITQKFAKLLKTKVKIKSKKIHVIYNGIFFHSDSQIPAKYEHPYFNIINVARAEKIKGQALMLKALKRLDDDHIRLHIAGDGAELDSLKKLAQKLDLSPQVAFHGFLSKKELEQLYQITDLAVLTSFSESFPLVLLEASDNLVPILSTDVGDIKMMIPDFEHGFIAKIGNVESIANAIEEAVNKPKKELDQIAINEKRYLESHFSIKNQLQSIEKVYNLMIK
- a CDS encoding GntR family transcriptional regulator codes for the protein MEEPMYIKIHNQIKRDVENHVYKVGDRIPAERQLAVKFGVSRMTLRQAIKTLEEEGILERRLGSGTYVASQKVQEKMSGIMSFTEITQANGQIPSSKLISYQIGKPSLSEKERLNLNPDSEVLRMERIRFADETPICYEVVTIPYHLVENLSKDDISTHLYETLNKNGYRIGRVTEHISAAVANENDARLLNAKKGEALITRRQVTELSNGQPFEYTRARYVAERFEFTFSK
- the tagD gene encoding glycerol-3-phosphate cytidylyltransferase → MKKVITYGTFDLLHYGHIRLLKRAHALGDYLIVGLSTDEFNEFQKHKEAYNTYPERKYILEAIRYVDEVIPEKDWDQKIKDVQKYDIDTFVMGDDWKGKFDFLKPYCDVVYLPRTPGISTTKIKDDLK
- the nadE gene encoding ammonia-dependent NAD(+) synthetase translates to MRELQKKIVEYEHVLPEIDPKKEIRRSIDFLKDYLKANPFLKSYVLGISGGQDSTLTGKLCQMAIEEMREETGDDSYQFIAVRLPYGVQADAQDAQDAVDFQKPDQDLIVNIKEPVDAMVKVVEATGQKITDFNKGNIKARQRMVVQYAIAGANNGAVVGTDHAAENFSGFYTKYGDGAADLTPLFRLDKRQGKAMLKELGCPEHLYQKAPTADLEEEKPDLPDEVALGVTYNEIDDYLEGKEVSDKAADQIEKLWKKSEHKRHLPVTIFDDFYKN
- a CDS encoding oligosaccharide flippase family protein, whose amino-acid sequence is MKRTFLNILYNAVYQIFLVLVPLITVPYLSRVLGPRTYGIYSSVNNTIQFLMVFCTLSVSYIGMRTISRTRTYGSMQDLTEAFWGLWYFQAIAGIVTILLTIVICSTLKVQYWNYILLMIPYLISAQVDISWFFQGLADFGRVVLKNTAVKLVSVVLILLWVKNPGDLWKYFLIMSVSTMLGSFVFWFDIHRYVGKPVKHFYKYQTSIKAIITLLIPQIATQIYTSLDKPILGFFQNSTQVSFYDNSQRISNMVLGVITSISLVIMPKMASEEKETQKVILKKSLEATIMLGTLFSVIIMANTKQFVPFFFGKKYIPMTPLMFFFTLTIIMIPMGGVFANQFALANRRDKDYAIPVIIGAIVEVVLSCLLDRPFGAVGATIAILITEFVVLILRLWIVRDGYDFRYAFQDIPKYFLIAIIALVVGLAIPNLIPSVFINMAVKSILMFILYVGLMFAFKLDFNQDIVVLIKKFLKKG
- a CDS encoding WecB/TagA/CpsF family glycosyltransferase yields the protein MDKVNILGIQFDNKTFNQFQNEFIKKINNHESTFVVTANPEIVMAANEDPEYMEILQNDADYITADGIGIVKAAKMLNQPLPERVTGYDLFTWLMQLANERELRVYLIGAKPNVIHAVQEEIARNYSNIQLVGAQDGYFKEDLNTIAKKIERTSPDLVFAALGFPKQEKLISILRKDLTPALMMGVGGSFDVFSGLVKRAPEAFQKTHLEWFYRLITNPSRFKRMMVLPKFVVRVKQSKKGDQ